gtctatttttttaaataactctctatctatattacaattacaaacaattacttttatgtttttatacactttttgttttgaacattgttttgaataacttttttcgcgaaaccgttttttacaattccactctgcggagaacgcatactgaatgaatacgtgcacaactcataacagaaaatgtaactgtaagcttgcagaacatataagtctacataatgcatgaaagggttaagtataaaaacagataaaacgaataaataaattaaaaggcaTAACATTCGAAGACTCGAACAATTCGCTAATTCGAACAAGTAGGTTTTCATTAGTTCGAGTTTTCGCGAAAGCACTGTatttatatcatataaaaagttatataaaaatatgagaaagttccatttatttatattgcttGTTGCTATTACTCTACACATGACGTATCGTAAAATATGAtagcaaattttataaattagtgcaaaaaaattttttgttaaaatctaatttaatttgttaaagaGATTGTGAATTGTTAATATTCTGATaaattgtttatacatattcagaaaataatattattttaaagataaatttttaactgtttcggtattgaaaatgaatttaaaaacgtATTAAACCATTGGTGTTAACTTCCTATCATTCAATCAGCTATTTTGTATTTCCTCTAAGAAGATTCAGAGAATACAACATTAGGCCCTTAAACTCACTACCGAttttagctttttttttaaagaaatatcagTAAAAATTTTTTAGATTGAGTGACCATCTATTCAATAAATCTGATTCCCGTACTTCTATTAGATTTAGTGCAAAAAGAACATATTATTAACGAATCATAGCCGAAGCTATAAGTAGTGGAAATACGTAAATTTAGTGTAGAAACAGTTATTGCGatgaacatttttcaaaaacaaaaaaaaaatatctttgaaagtttaatatttgctgtcttgcaattttttgtcgtttttatattctcctttgtcatgtttatattttcaaattgaattccAAATACTTCcttaaaatatcctttaaattcCTTTTTTAAAAAAGCAGCTGTTTAGGATTTATTATAGAGTTCCGTTCAATAACTTGAATGCTCAATTGAACAAACTGTGAAGCACAAAGGGACATACAAATGTGTatcaaaatgcaaaatattatatagacTTAAAAatgtacatgtatttatatatgactggaattaatttttataacataataTTGCTTAGTtaataacataaattaaatatgaattttggaTTTCTTAaggaaactaaattttatttccaaatttatttttatattcttgttgtaacacattttttttgcatacgTTATTTATGATAAGAAGCGTTTAAGCAAAACTACTTTAGCAACAAGCCAAACTTTATAATTATATCAGGGCTAGAAAACTTCCCTTCAGTTTTGCCTAGTAAATTTAGACTAGTTTCAGAAGCAAATCAATTTGATATATTATAACTATATCGGAGCTAATAGTAAACTTATTCTAATTTTgtctactaaattttattttgatatatttctgtactcttgaattatttattgtacagaggtagtcaaaattatttacacatcgaacgttttttttacatgtttcacataaaaggcttttgcttgttgttgtcgttgtcgcagagtaatgctatgttgttggaaaccttgatctattcctaagCGAATGATGCCAGTTTGGTGAGAATaactagaaatatggcggagaaataagcaaatgaactgaggactcgcagtagtcaaaagtatttacacacattttttttgcgtcaaaagtatttacacacggcgatttatcctttgatttggtttgagcaagagTAGTGATTGAATTctatttcatttaaaacaaactaaatcagccttaaaatttaaaattggtgaataaaatgccgaaaccaaaggaattatggattataactagatcggagactgttactaagtttaagactggtgtttcggcttcggaaatttatagaatttaaaggaatactgtttatactgaaggagacgaacaattgcaaggatactttaaagagaattgggcagaaacctgtgataactccaaGATAATGgggaagattagtaggaactgtcatacaaaaaaCCACAATtaagtcctgttaatattgcaacagcatcgaatcagcatattgcatgaacagtcaatgatgctacactgctcaggaccttaaaaaagttaacataaatgcctacgttgtgcataaagtagtcaatatttccgaaaccaaaaaagcgatattcCTCTCTTTTGCCTTaaattgcatcctaaagcctgtagtgggcaaataaattattaattattagttcGAGGACTTCTTTAGTAAACCCTTTATCCATTTACCACCTGAgaacgtgagaagaagaataatgcagtttagacgctaaatagagccGGAGgtgatattatgattttttggggaagttttccttacttaagttttggagatttggtactaatttaggtaCCCCAAATCATCcgaatatatcagaattcacatgaccatgccattgtagtggttagtcggccttttccaactattgtctacattttacaacaggacaatgctccatttcacaAAGCATCGTTACCAACAAAATCGTGAAgcaatcaagttgacctccggaGAGCCTCGAcctaaacatttttgaaaatatttgggtttcgttaaatatccgaggacaattgatataataaccgaaaacgctaaattaccgacatttggtctaaattaacagttaacttagcgcacaattgtgttaaatcaattcggaccataaagcaggctgttattgatgccaatggtaatgcaaccaattatgaatttatcgccttagaatagctacttagactaaacattaaaattaaaaaaattatcatttaaaaataacaggataatccatttcaagttgtgtgtaaatacttttgacgcaaaaaaatttacaacaacatagcattttgttgccctgtgtaaaaaaacgttcgatatgtaaataattttcactatCTCTATTCCAAATTTCTATATGAAAACTATCCAAATTGTGGATTACGACTGTTGATGTTTGTCTTTTTCAGTTTATAAACCGTAATACCGTTTCGGGATTCTGGAGATGGACTGATGGTCCCAGGCACGCATATTAGTTAAATTCTCACATGTTTTATAACAATTGGATGTTTGATCCACGGACGGTCGAACCGATATACATTAATTCATGTATTTCTAAATTTAGCCATAAACATTTGATCGTATACATACAACTCAGTACCTATCACCGTTATTTTATGCAGATAAATGTTAACACTTTTGCAGCAGATTAACATTATAAGTTACAAACAAATGTGTCAATAAGAAacctacaaataaattcaagtacTTTAGACAGCTGTCATACTTTGTGTTATTGGtctttaatttacaatattaaaaatatagtaattttcaacacatAAATGTTTTCACATACCAGGTAAATGTTGGGTAGTTTGCGGAACGCTACTTTGGCGTTGCAttcgttgcatttgttgttgctggaatACATTTGAGCTAGATCCCCCATATGGTGACTGTGGAGACGGAGAATTTGATGTACCTCCAAAACCACTAGATTCACCTCCTTGAAAAGAATTTTGCCTCTGCAGACTGACATTGGTGCCGATATTACTAGCAACTGCATTACCAGATACACCACCTCCGTTAGGAGAGTTGAGACTTCGCCGCTGATTTTGATACGGACGTGTTGTATAAGAACTAACTCCCTGCTAAagtaatgaaaaaacaaaaacagaaaaattttaaaatttccttcaaagaaaaattgtttacaCTAACTTGCAATTGCGCGCTTAACATAggattgtgttgttgtaatgagTGACTGCGTTGAGTTGTCAAATTTCCACTTAGCTGCACACTTGCCGTACTGACATTACCACCAGCATTCCATTGTTGTGATGACGTATTCGGCATGCCAGTTTGCGATTGTACATTACCTGGGCCCCCAGTAAAAGGCGGTTGGCGTGGTGATAGCTGCGGAGCGACATTAGCGTTTGCGGCTTGGGCAGCCTGAAACGAcatctgttgttgctgctgggcattcacttgttgttgttgttgtgaaatatgATGTTGATGATGGGGCGATAGACGTTGTCCGCTCTGTGAAAATTGCGATGCATAACCTTAGAAAGTATACgagaaaaatgtaagaaaaaaatcttatatttatttgttggtaACAGACCTGCATTAGATTGTGGACTGAAGGGTGCATTACGTTGACCTGgacttaattgttgttgttgaagtaaATTCTGTGCAAAATTCGGACTCAGTTGAGAATCGGGCGGCAAGTTGGTACGAGACAAAGCAACATTTGGAGCTACTGTATTATTCAACAGTGAACCAATGTTGTTGATGTTTGGATTTAGACCTATGAGACACAAATAGTggtcaaataacaataaaaacatatttattctttttacatacataactgATCTGTGCGCGCTGTTGCACTCTCAGGAACCAAaagttgctgcttttgttgttgctgtagaagacgttctttttgttgttgctgctgttgctgctgttgacgAATTCGGTACTGCTGATGTGCTGGCAAAACAGAACCTCCAGGTGTAGTAACGGCATTCATTGGGCCCCGGTTACGCGACGCCGAATACATAGGTGGCGGACGTTGGAAGCTTTGATTGGCGTTAACACGTAGTACCTCCAACATTTGTTGTACCTGAGTTGACTGTTGATTGCCACCAATGGCAGCTTGTTGCCTTTGGAGCATTTGTAGATGATGCTGCAGCTggagttggtgttgttgctgtgacAAACCCGATCCAGTGCCCCCTCCACTGCCACCACCCATTACGTTGCCGGGATAGGCCGGCGGTTGTGGctgttgttgatgatgttgttgctgttgcagttgAGATGTCTCAACCATCAATGAATTTTGAATAGCATTAATAGCCATGCGCTCATTAATCTCTTGCTGTGTTAATCCAGACAAGGCAGTAGGAGTAGGTGCTGATACAAAGGGTCCATCGTCTGAAACGTAATCCATAACGCTATCCAAAATCTTAGACAATTCTGAATCGCCATCGGCGCCGCTAGGGCCGGCTAATTGGGAGCTCGCTTGTGATGTCACAATCGATGCTGTGACGTTGGCTGTCCCTGAGGTAGCTGTGGTATTATGTAGAGATGTTCCGAAGGCGTCTGATGAAGCAAAGTTTATTGGCGGTTGAGATAGTTGAGTTGGCTGCTGATGTGAAGGGCGCTGAATGTTACCtaaacactgttgttgttgttgttgttgttgtagatggagttgttgctgatgttgcaGCGTGAGGTAGGTATCGGAATATTGTTTACGTATACTACTACTCCGTCCAACACCACCGACGGAATTGCCAGCACTTATCGATGATGTCGTTGTCATTGTGCCACTTTTTGGAGGCATGCCGCCTAGGCTATTTGGTGCTGAAACACTCATGACACCGAGGGCCGAATTGCCGCGGCTTGCTGATGGTGCAATGTCAGGTATAGTTTTGACTTGAGGTGGTACAGTTACTATGGGGTTCTTTGGCGGATTTTCTAACAGCGAAGCAAGCATTTTATTGCTTTCACGCAGCTTGGATGGACGGTCACTCTCACGTTTTGCTAATATGCCATCATCCGGTTCATTGAGTGAACGCTTGCGAGTTGTTGGGTCACCTTGGTACTTTAAACTTTTAAGTAAATCCTCTTGCGACATGTCCTTGGAGTGATGTTGTCCGTGACTATGACCATGTGAATGACTAAAGTGACCATCGTCTTTTTGTAATTGACGCATTAATTCACTCTGTCGACCAAGGGAAGGTCCTTTGCCATCATCATCCTCCGATTTCTCGTTAAGCAActgtataaaatacatataggaAAATATCTGTGTATTCTACTTCAAGTACATGAGTGTACTCAAATATTTGTGCAGATAAAAAGTAAAGATAAGTGTATGGTTTAAGGGGATGGTGGGGCCTTACTTACCGACAGTAACATGGGATTGCTGGAGTTCGAAGATTTTGGTAATGCACCACCACCAAATAGGCGCGCATTCGTTATACCAGCAGCGCCCATTTTGAACATTCCGGACGAACCCCTGTTGCTACCGCCGGCACCTCCACCATCCTTATCTTCGTCGGAATTGAGTAGACCCTGATTGTAAAACTTTCGGGAGATCAAAAACATAGCATAAATAATGTACGTACATATCGATACCTCTTTAAAAACCATTTACTGTTGAGTGAAGGCTTATATAACTAATATATATCTAATCTCACCTTATGCCGTAGGTTAAGGTGATCCTTATCACCATCGCCCGTGTTCATTCCTGAGGTCATTGAATGCGATTTATTCGTCAATAAATGCCGTAAACGCTCTGACTCCGGTTGAGGTGGATTGGGCTGTGCAGATACTTGACTCATATTAGTCACAGTGGTTAGTAATGGCGGGCCACCATTTGGTAAATTTGCACTGCCGCTTAACGCACCACTAGAACTACCTGGAGGTCCTGAATTATTGCCACTCATGCTGCCACTGCTGTTTATGCCAGCGTTCATGTGTTCTTTATCATTATTCTTATCACTTGTCTCGAACGTCGGGAAGCCAAAACCAAACGGACCTCCACTAACGCCGGGGCCAGCAGACGACGGCTGACTTGTATTTGACTGAGGTGAAGGCAAGCTTGCAGCTGAGTGTGACGACAGTTGATATGGCGTCGATGGTGAAGCACATACTGCCGGACTGAATCCATGTCCCGCTGAAGGTGGACGCGGAGTGCTTACCGGAGTAGTAACAGAAGCACGAGAATTTGGACGCGAATCCGTCCAACCAGTGGCGTCCATTTCAAAACTGGAATGTGCCAAGTCAAAATCAAAGGGGTCGGAGCTATAGAAAATCGTTGCTTCGGGGCCAGCAGGCGATGCAGTAAAAGAATTTACTAAGGTGGAATTATTCGAAGTCGATGCCGAAGTAGCTACAGCAGGATTGTTACGCTGTGTACCACCTCCGGTACCATTGATAACAGCTGAAGTCATTAGTGGTCCACCCACATTAGTAGTTTGGGTGCTATGTGGTGGCATGCCACCACCTCCAACTAGTCCACCTAGCATGTGGGCTCCGCTACTTACACTTGCTAATGCTGAGGCTGACGATGAGGAGCACGATGAATTGTTATTAACAAGTGAGTCCAAGGGGAGAGAAAGTGGCGAAACTAATGATGGAGTGGGCGACATTGTAGACAAACTGCTAGATGGCATTATGTTACTGTTACCGATACTTCCGATGTTCAAACCTCCAATACCTCCCCCGCCTATATCATTATCCGTATTAAGTATTGTTTGCAGTGACATAATATAATCACCCTCAGTTTGCGACTGATTTAAAAAAAGTCGTGAATTAGCCTTAACATGAACATAAACGTCGGGTGCACCGAAACGTAATCTAAATGGACGTGACATAACGTTCGCAATGGGAGGATTAATTAGTGTAGCAGGCGTTCCACCGGGTGAGTGTGCCGCCGGCGAATTCATCAAATGGACTGATGCAGCTGACTCTTGAACCTCGCGTAAATGTGATTTCAGAGCATTTAAATCTTGGGGATGACAAAGATCCTGCAAGAGTCGTCCCAACCAGCTACTCAAATGTTGACGATAGGGTTCACGAAGTGCGGTTGCATCCAAATTGAGTATCTTGCCGTGTACGTCGAGTTTAAAAGTTAAATGCTCAATCGCCTGAGGTTGTACATGTTGAATTGCTGGCTCATCCTCAGGACGGGTGATCAAACACAATATGGAGGACGTTGTATCTCCGTCgtctaaaatttatataattagcaAACGCAATATCATAAACAATAAACACCTTACCTTTCATCGGTGTTGCAAGCAACATAACTTCCTCATATTTCTCTGGGTGTATCTGTTGTCCAACAGTTTTCTGATCCAAAGGGTCGTTTTGGTGCGACATGGATGTTTGAGTAGCGGACCGCAAATCTTTGACCAACATTCGCACTTTAGCtgctatatttcttttaattttagcaCTTCCTGGACCTAACGAGGCTGTTGAATGTTGCGAATTTGTACCACTATCTTCCAAATCATTCCAGCCACTTTGGCTACCACTGCCACAACCAATATCTCCAGTTCCATTTCCGCTAACACCATACggcatattatttataattggaTCTAATTTCGCATGATCGCCAGAGTGCAGGTATTGATATAGTGGCTTACGATATAGTTCCTGTTTGTCATAGCCGATTAGTTCACGTATATTCTGCGTACACGACTCAATTATCCCGTCCGCAGTGACTTGTAAAAGTACCCAATCGACTGATGAGAGGTAATGTTCCAAGGCTTCAAAATAGGCAGATATTTCGGGCACTTGACCGTTAAGCAACGATGGCTCTGGGAGTGGAGGTTCGGTCGATGAAACGTCGCCTTGCTGTACTGGATGTATAGAACAATTGTCAGTTGCACATCGTAAACAACGTGTGGATGCTGTATTATTTCGATTATCGTTGCTTTTTGAAGTTGaattgctattattgttattaggTGTCGTCGAATTGAGAGCTGAAGGAGCAGTAGTTGACGTTGCAGAAGAAATATCACGGCTTTGGCCTTTGTCGCAAAACTCTCGATACTGAAAAGATAGAAATAATTATTAGCCAACGAAggaattaattgatttaatctTACTATTTACAACACATAATTTCtactttatgaaaatatttatattaaaggaTTCACAAAGCTGCTATGccatacatgtatgtgtatgtaaattaaatgaatacatatatataaaaggtTAGTGTTTACTTCAATAATTGATTATTGTGAATCCATATCTACCatctctgtatatgtatatggatctTCAGCTTTATACTGTTTACATTTGAAAACGTATgtaagtaaatgtatttatacaaagaTTATCTGACTATTTATTTATGGAGTGTGTATTGATATTAAACATCAAGAGTTAAGCTTTCATgtgttaaaatatatgaaagtatGAAATCCTTTCATTCCTTCCGGAGAAACGCCACTGTTGAGAACAAAAATTACGATTTTAGACTTTGCCTGGGCCACGAGTTGCAAACACACTTAATTACGAAAAACTTGTTACTATTTGCAAAAATAGGTAAGAGCAACTCCAGTTATGGAAACCTTTggttatagaaattaaaagaaaattaaagaattttataattgtttttgtttagccacttttTAGGCCAATATCTACAAAGTTTGCTTTCTTACTATATATGCCGCTGCAACCTCTCAACGATTTCGAACCTCTACAAcgaatgaattaaaattttatagtatgcaagaaaaagagaaaatcgCACATTgtgaaaacgaaaaatattgcaCCGATCAACGcaatcataacaaaaacaaataaagaatcgGCATGTACACAAGAACAAACGAAACGAAATAAGAGAAGATTTAAAACATAATAGCGTTTGGGAGTGCGAATGTTAAACTAAAGCAAAGCGGGATCTACCTTACGAAGCTCCACTACCAaagaaaaaacgcaaaaattaaACCCACATAAGCGAtatctttacaaaaacaactgttGAAACAACGATCAATCGCAAACTGGGTACGACGAAATACATTCAATGCTGACGATACAACACAACGATGGCGACAACTTTGACAATGAGTACTCGTATTCACGAAGTAAAGGTAATTAATGTGTACATATTACACCACTACAAACGTATGTATATGAGGTTATTTAGGAAACTAAAAACAGATAGGAAGAGAATTAAACGGTTGGATATTGAGTATTAcgcttattattttttgataattttccatatttaaaaagcatttaaacacattttaacGTTAAACAATTATGCATATATAACGAAAGAGTGGCtttcaataaaactaaaaaacattattttcatgacACAATATCACCCTAGTCGACAGAGATTTCTTAATCATTATTTGTTTTGCATCTTTTCTCATCattcactaacaacaacaacaaacattacgTAATGATGTCATATTCAACCATACGAGCTTCCAAATAATTgttcatattatattatattaacttgCCCAACCAGAGCGATAACGATCATGGTGTTTAGTTAGGTAGCCGGTCATTTCACAGACTATGGATGAGACAAAAGAGCTTTTATGGATAAAGCTTCCGCACCGGCTACCGTTCAACTGAAAGAGGAAAAAAGAATACGCAgaactatatacataagtgcGATTCATGCTCATATAACAACATACTCAAAATTATAGAGTAGTAAATTGTTATTATATCGAATGATGtacaaatgaaaatacaagtacgaacatttattcatatatagatattataaaCTGCATATCAATTTTACGATGGTAAAAAAGTGCATACTCAGCGCATACAGCAAAAATCTACAATCCGAATAAATGCTAATGAGCACGAACATTTAATTAAAGTATCTAAAACATACACAACAATAATACCAAAAGAAGAAACGCTAACAGAAACACTCTTGCACCTTTAAAAACTCACAATAAGCCTAGTCGAAAGAACATAGCTATACATGTACATAGTTCGTTGatctgtttgttttgttgttttcggtTTGAATAAGTATTTTTAAGTTTCCTTTATTATATTCTTCGCCTATTATATTTTGCACTGTTGTTACAAACTTTTAAATTTGCCAAAGAGGAAGAGAGAATAAATATAGCACATGTTCAGAAGTATAAAAAGTACATACAgccatgtgaaaaataatagggacactTACTTGAAAAcaggttaaaaataaaatttaaaaattatcaaaaatgtaacatgcaattgtttgctgggatgtcagtgaagtaaagaaccgttatcaaagaaaaaatgttgatcaTTTTGTGAAGTAAGATCGTTTTTGAGTGTGCGAAATAATAGGGACATGTGTCGtgtgtccctattatttttcacgTGACTGTATATACAGAAGAATAATGAGATAAGTATAAATCGGTGGTGGTGGAGCCCACTGAAACCAATGAAACGAACAACAAAATAAGacttatgcatgtatgtatgttttgaatTATACACATGCCAGAATGTATAAGaaaagacatatgtacatatgcgagATTCATCAACTTTGtttattatgtttctattttatccctcataaataaaattacaatctATTACATTAcctttgtttgcttttttatacaaaattaaattagaaagcgtcaaaattttgaattttcattacTCTACACTGTTAATGATGTTTTCAATTTATCATACACAATTAatgatattttgaatttatcctTATagtaaccgaaaatattttgcttaaaaaaacatttaaaattttttttaatttcaattcatacGAGAATGTTAATGAAGACCGAAAATTCTTAATTCTACATAAAAATTAGCTGGCACTCTGAATTCTTACAAACTAATTATTCCACCGTTCCAACAAATATCCCCATCTCcatctttgaaaataatagaATTGTTAAGAGCTGAATATGAGTCAGAAAAGGGGAACATATAAGACCGGCTTGCTAAGTAAATAACGAATACTTCGTAAtatcaattcaatttaaaaattaacagttaagtATGAtgcttatttaataattttacatatattgaatttatcataACAAATGTTCTGCCACCATAATATTTGATTAATGCAGttagatacaaatattttataaattcaaaagaaaatcgTTGTTACGAAAgtatttgcttttatatttcACCACTGGAACATCATCATGAAAGCTGAATGACATTCATCAGAATTCATCAAGAAAATGTACGTACTATTCGATGTTGATTGTTACataaatgaattataaattatataatttcagtTATTTATGATATTGCAATAAATTGAGATCAATAAATAGTTTCCGCAAACGattataaactaaatatgtacaaGTACACAAAATATTATGTTTCTGTGAAGTTAATCTCagcataatttatatttacaattaaaatacaGATGAATTTTAGTTCAGTTaagtcgaacttctataacttaaAGATCTTTATAAATCgaattcttgaattggcaatagcgtttagaagtcaaatttccgtccataactcgaagttctccataactcgaattcttgaattggcaatagaagtcaaattttatataagttccataaatcgaacttttcgaccaggacataatacaaaatttaaaatttttctatcgatGCAGAGTTTTAAAAAAGTTCCTATTATATCGTATGTAGGCgatgaaaaaatatgataaatattgcTCCTAACACTTGCCAACTAAAACTGGAGATCGTGTGAGCATGAATCTTATGAGAGTATCACGTAAATTAAACCTAGAAATcgatgtgtttttgtttttttttccatgaaattaatCACCTGTTCTCTTTGTCAACCACATTAGGAAAcactaaaaaataaactaatcaaaatttaaaatattcttcaaattattaaaaatccaTTCCAAACATTGTTaatgtcaaataagtacccggaaatctTGGGCCAAAACgtttgaaatgttgaaaaaaaacatttgtatgttATACTTGTATAATACATTCTGTCatataagtacccggaaattctcattatgaatggataaaaatattgaacaaagagtttgtgtgaaattttgtgttgcaAGCGAAATTTCTTCtgccaaaacgttggaaatgttgaaaaaacatttggtgactcaaccatgtcgaaaactcaagtttacgattggtataaatcgttcaaagaggggcatataaaaatcgcaacgcacacaaaaggttgacttgttcctaatgacgccgtaaacaaactaaatgacacatagcaataaaaattcacagactagtggctgacagttgtgccaacctggggaaaaaaattgaaatattctcagcgggaaaatttaaaatgagaatttccggatacttatttgacagaatttatcatagcaataaaaattcacagactagtggctgacagttgtgccaacctggggaaaaaaattgaaatattctcagcgggaaaatttaaaatgagaatttccggatacttatttgacagaatttatCATCTATCATTTCTATACAATTCCTAACAATTACGATGGTCTTAATGTACAATTTGTGACGTCATTCGAAGCAAACA
This portion of the Zeugodacus cucurbitae isolate PBARC_wt_2022May chromosome 3, idZeuCucr1.2, whole genome shotgun sequence genome encodes:
- the LOC105211493 gene encoding nuclear receptor coactivator 2 isoform X4, which codes for MSIVAAENAGLGPCDLPDSWAPNTNNSNSNISSIVANSRDISSLSAVSKNSSTTAVPLHIENNISSNIVFFKNKSSTTTTAIQSATTFGFSTSSTARATTTTTSCPIYKVPLSSPAAATAAVTVTTASIGSVVTPLGVGLVPSTPTCAPHTGTSTAGTEGLAGVLLSASISAGGSKNSISAQKTISNFQVNNVNDNTNNSGNTSFRSQTLPLQPQQLQLQQQNSSFLHNKHNNQNNNNSSLVKNNNHKNCNNFNLILRQKAAATVSLAAALQNSITMNAVASPISNNPATPTRKIRRKTDPKANLPQSQINKCNNEKRRRELENNYIEQLSEFLQLNKRGDTASTKPDKAAILNQVVKTYREFCDKGQSRDISSATSTTAPSALNSTTPNNNNSNSTSKSNDNRNNTASTRCLRCATDNCSIHPVQQGDVSSTEPPLPEPSLLNGQVPEISAYFEALEHYLSSVDWVLLQVTADGIIESCTQNIRELIGYDKQELYRKPLYQYLHSGDHAKLDPIINNMPYGVSGNGTGDIGCGSGSQSGWNDLEDSGTNSQHSTASLGPGSAKIKRNIAAKVRMLVKDLRSATQTSMSHQNDPLDQKTVGQQIHPEKYEEVMLLATPMKDDGDTTSSILCLITRPEDEPAIQHVQPQAIEHLTFKLDVHGKILNLDATALREPYRQHLSSWLGRLLQDLCHPQDLNALKSHLREVQESAASVHLMNSPAAHSPGGTPATLINPPIANVMSRPFRLRFGAPDVYVHVKANSRLFLNQSQTEGDYIMSLQTILNTDNDIGGGGIGGLNIGSIGNSNIMPSSSLSTMSPTPSLVSPLSLPLDSLVNNNSSCSSSSASALASVSSGAHMLGGLVGGGGMPPHSTQTTNVGGPLMTSAVINGTGGGTQRNNPAVATSASTSNNSTLVNSFTASPAGPEATIFYSSDPFDFDLAHSSFEMDATGWTDSRPNSRASVTTPVSTPRPPSAGHGFSPAVCASPSTPYQLSSHSAASLPSPQSNTSQPSSAGPGVSGGPFGFGFPTFETSDKNNDKEHMNAGINSSGSMSGNNSGPPGSSSGALSGSANLPNGGPPLLTTVTNMSQVSAQPNPPQPESERLRHLLTNKSHSMTSGMNTGDGDKDHLNLRHKFYNQGLLNSDEDKDGGGAGGSNRGSSGMFKMGAAGITNARLFGGGALPKSSNSSNPMLLSLLNEKSEDDDGKGPSLGRQSELMRQLQKDDGHFSHSHGHSHGQHHSKDMSQEDLLKSLKYQGDPTTRKRSLNEPDDGILAKRESDRPSKLRESNKMLASLLENPPKNPIVTVPPQVKTIPDIAPSASRGNSALGVMSVSAPNSLGGMPPKSGTMTTTSSISAGNSVGGVGRSSSIRKQYSDTYLTLQHQQQLHLQQQQQQQQCLGNIQRPSHQQPTQLSQPPINFASSDAFGTSLHNTTATSGTANVTASIVTSQASSQLAGPSGADGDSELSKILDSVMDYVSDDGPFVSAPTPTALSGLTQQEINERMAINAIQNSLMVETSQLQQQQHHQQQPQPPAYPGNVMGGGSGGGTGSGLSQQQHQLQLQHHLQMLQRQQAAIGGNQQSTQVQQMLEVLRVNANQSFQRPPPMYSASRNRGPMNAVTTPGGSVLPAHQQYRIRQQQQQQQQQKERLLQQQQKQQLLVPESATARTDQLCLNPNINNIGSLLNNTVAPNVALSRTNLPPDSQLSPNFAQNLLQQQQLSPGQRNAPFSPQSNAGYASQFSQSGQRLSPHHQHHISQQQQQVNAQQQQQMSFQAAQAANANVAPQLSPRQPPFTGGPGNVQSQTGMPNTSSQQWNAGGNVSTASVQLSGNLTTQRSHSLQQHNPMLSAQLQQGVSSYTTRPYQNQRRSLNSPNGGGVSGNAVASNIGTNVSLQRQNSFQGGESSGFGGTSNSPSPQSPYGGSSSNVFQQQQMQRMQRQSSVPQTTQHLPGSPRPFSANVNHENIVGTSGNGAATSLGINGGVSVGGSVGIVGFGGMMYKNMQHAAHAAPQQTQNDFYGRVQAAGNAANSSDFVKQELRAVVSVRAQQQAAAAGGAGASSGGNGVPGGGGGNGGPGGLRITSTPQSPLSSAQQGPMSGGSSGGLNSTNSLSMQQHQSGSIGTGVSQNTLLNTPPDPSMNFTFDAQDFFGSNVTR